GGATGTCGTACGGCCGCGACGCCTATAAGGTTCCCGCCGACCTGCAACGGTTCATCCGGCTTCGCGACGGCGTGTGCCGCTTCCCGGGCTGCACCCATCGCGCGATCACGGGCGAGAACGACCACACGGTGGACTGGCAGGACGGCGGCCACACGAGCGTGGAGAACCTGGCGTCCCTCTGCAAGAAGCATCACCGGTTGAAGCACAACTCGGACTGGCGGGTCGCCCAGCTCGCCGACGGCATCATCGAATGGACCTCGCCCGCTGGCCGCACGCATCGCACGAGCCCGGACAGCGATTTCGGTGGCATTCACGAGGCAACGCCCGCCCGGCCGACACCCACTCCGCCAGAACGCGGCCTGCTTCCCACTCGACCGCCGAGACGAGAGGGTCTCCCGCCCAGCGTCCCCGGACGGCGCTCGAGTTCCGCTCGCCCACCGGCCGAGGCGGTCATTCGCGCAACGCCCGGACTGCCGCACCGATCGCCGCCGAGACGCGAGAAGTCGAAGGCGCGAGTGAGAACGCCCATCCCGAACGACGAAGACCCACCCTGTTGACCTGGCAGGTCGGGTCATCTCTACCCTGAGTTCACCACCCCGCGTCCCGACGCGACCCGGTCAAGGCGCGCTCGCATCCGCCTGTGAAAGACTCGAACCATGAGCGGTCCGACCTCGCAGCCCCGTGACCCCGGCGACGCCTGGGTCACCCTCCCCGACGGCAGCGAGGTGTGGGGGCTGTTTGGCGCGGCCGGCCTGCTCGCGATCGATGCCGAGCGCGGCGTGCTGCTGCAGCACCGCGTCGCTTGGAGCCACCATGGCGGCACCTGGGGAATCCCCGGCGGCGCCCGCAACCAGGGCGAGAGCGCCGAGGCTGGCGCGATCCGTGAGTCTCAGGAAGAGGCGGGGGTGCCCGACGGCGCCGTCCTGCCCCGCTTCACCCACGTCTACGACCGCGACGTCTGGACCTACACGACCGTCGTCGCCGACGTCGTCCGCCCCTTCGAGCCGGTCATCACCGACCCCGAGAGCCTTGAGCTGCGCTGGGTCCCCATCGATGAGGTCGACTCGTACCCACTGCACCCCGGATTCGCCGCGTCCTGGCCGATGCTGCGCGAGCAACTGGACACGCGCCCCGCGCTCGTCGTGGACGCCGCGAACGTCGTCGGCTCGGTGCCCGACGGCTGGTGGCGCGACCGCCGCGGGGCCGGTGAGCGCCTGCGCGACCGCCTCGCCATCGTCGCCCGCGAGGGCATCCCGGCGGCCGAGCTCGAGCTGCCCGGCGATCGCTGGCACCCCGAGATCGTCATGGTGGCCGAGGGCACCGGCCGCGGCATCGTGAGCGTCTCGCCGCACGAAAACGTG
This genomic stretch from Leucobacter sp. CX169 harbors:
- a CDS encoding NUDIX hydrolase; this translates as MSGPTSQPRDPGDAWVTLPDGSEVWGLFGAAGLLAIDAERGVLLQHRVAWSHHGGTWGIPGGARNQGESAEAGAIRESQEEAGVPDGAVLPRFTHVYDRDVWTYTTVVADVVRPFEPVITDPESLELRWVPIDEVDSYPLHPGFAASWPMLREQLDTRPALVVDAANVVGSVPDGWWRDRRGAGERLRDRLAIVAREGIPAAELELPGDRWHPEIVMVAEGTGRGIVSVSPHENVPGVIEFDESRNFPSYFGHDGLGGVTLVEAPGHGDDTIAAVTARLVRDGRQVFTVTSDRELAQRAKTAGAQVRGTGWLRAFTD